From Longimicrobium sp., one genomic window encodes:
- a CDS encoding roadblock/LC7 domain-containing protein, which produces MSAYGELLDRVNRVPGVRGSMVVALEDGLIVEEDLMVGVPGGAVAALVASIFRRARRSVQSAEFGSAQFVQVEADDGLLFAAAPPQLGDLLLVVIAEGWVNVGLVRLEAAKVVEALG; this is translated from the coding sequence GTGAGCGCCTACGGCGAGCTGCTGGACCGGGTGAACCGCGTTCCCGGCGTGCGCGGCAGCATGGTCGTGGCCCTCGAGGACGGGCTGATCGTGGAGGAGGACCTGATGGTGGGCGTGCCCGGCGGCGCCGTGGCCGCGCTGGTGGCCTCCATCTTCCGCCGCGCCCGCCGCTCCGTGCAGTCGGCCGAGTTCGGGTCCGCCCAGTTCGTGCAGGTGGAGGCCGACGACGGCCTGCTCTTCGCCGCCGCGCCGCCGCAGCTGGGCGACCTGCTGCTGGTGGTGATCGCGGAAGGTTGGGTGAACGTCGGGCTGGTGCGGCTCGAAGCGGCGAAGGTCGTAGAGGCGCTGGG
- a CDS encoding roadblock/LC7 domain-containing protein, which produces MSATPQQVRQWSDEVAADAGSPAFLPLAEHYRALGKGDAALRLVIRGLERHPNDVEAHYLLGCLYRDAGEQVKAFDEWDIALALAPEHHGARRQIGFLCLERGELEDAERHLERALESQFDDAEVRDALERILAERRAARGRGRGQGTGDRGQGTAGATEAPARPAVAATTSPPATSPMTAPAPSADTPIASAGEGHVFDVLLRDLAALSAERGIVGAVMLDAQGFVVAGEMHVGGRDRGPEIAAVLSPASDEAQRAVRHLKLGAWKGIMVETPDAVIRLSPTPDGGMVAVAGRRDVPMGWVLRVAARARDAAVRFLGGGAP; this is translated from the coding sequence ATGAGCGCCACCCCGCAGCAGGTCCGCCAGTGGAGCGACGAGGTGGCGGCCGACGCCGGCAGCCCCGCCTTTCTCCCCCTCGCCGAGCACTACCGCGCGCTGGGGAAGGGCGATGCGGCGCTCCGGCTGGTGATCCGCGGGCTGGAGCGGCATCCTAACGACGTCGAGGCGCACTATCTTCTCGGCTGCCTGTACCGCGACGCGGGCGAGCAGGTGAAGGCGTTCGACGAGTGGGACATCGCCCTGGCGCTGGCCCCCGAGCACCACGGCGCGCGCCGGCAGATCGGCTTCCTCTGCCTGGAGCGCGGGGAGCTGGAAGACGCCGAGCGCCACCTGGAGCGCGCGCTGGAAAGCCAGTTCGACGATGCCGAGGTGCGCGACGCGCTGGAGCGGATCCTGGCGGAGCGGCGCGCGGCCCGCGGCCGCGGGAGGGGACAGGGGACGGGGGACAGGGGACAGGGAACGGCGGGGGCGACGGAGGCTCCGGCTCGTCCCGCGGTCGCCGCGACGACGTCACCGCCTGCCACGTCACCGATGACAGCCCCGGCTCCGTCCGCCGATACGCCGATCGCGAGCGCGGGGGAAGGGCACGTGTTCGACGTGCTGCTGCGCGACCTGGCGGCGCTGAGCGCGGAGCGGGGGATCGTGGGCGCGGTGATGCTGGACGCGCAGGGGTTCGTGGTCGCCGGCGAGATGCACGTGGGCGGGCGCGACCGCGGCCCCGAGATCGCCGCCGTCCTTTCCCCCGCATCCGACGAGGCGCAGCGCGCGGTGCGGCACCTGAAGCTGGGCGCGTGGAAGGGGATCATGGTGGAGACGCCCGACGCGGTCATCCGCCTCTCTCCCACGCCCGACGGGGGGATGGTGGCCGTGGCCGGGCGCCGCGACGTGCCGATGGGATGGGTGCTGCGGGTGGCCGCGCGGGCGCGCGACGCCGCGGTGCGCTTCCTGGGCGGAGGCGCCCCGTGA